A genome region from Gardnerella vaginalis includes the following:
- a CDS encoding acyltransferase family protein — translation MSDISVNTAAANLTRARKPRLFYLDWIRAIAAILIVVTHFNNPYLEPTRFFVNRPFGIYIGGLGVSLFLIISGAALMYNYGDRESLDLRTFYTKRAKTLYPMFWVAFIVANILLFIRNNGYIFVPRHKITAIFSLFGMDGYASAFGVGTFYVLGEWFLGFIILFYIVFPFLRVGVNKMPIATVCIVMALYAATVVFFTFYQIPRVPSDILLTTRLPELVFGMIFVKFIKKVPHWLAAISFVILALQQLTHALQGNIAVTIVGILAFLLLSYIGELVKSFKPLSACTKFISAYSYQIFLVHHVLIMQVFTVIYPTWLNRWQAYGLLIAEFVVILVLSVILKRFTKLIVGFVSKCWVKIGSKNRSLD, via the coding sequence ATGAGTGATATAAGCGTAAATACAGCTGCAGCAAATCTTACGCGCGCAAGAAAACCGCGACTTTTCTACTTGGATTGGATTCGCGCAATAGCTGCGATTTTGATTGTGGTAACTCATTTCAACAATCCATATTTGGAGCCAACGCGGTTCTTTGTAAATAGACCGTTTGGAATCTACATTGGTGGATTAGGAGTATCGCTATTTTTGATTATTTCTGGCGCCGCTCTTATGTACAACTACGGGGATAGAGAAAGCCTGGATTTGCGCACATTCTACACAAAGCGTGCAAAAACACTATACCCAATGTTTTGGGTAGCATTCATAGTGGCGAATATTTTACTATTTATTCGCAATAATGGCTATATTTTTGTACCAAGGCATAAAATAACAGCAATTTTTTCGCTTTTTGGAATGGATGGTTATGCTTCTGCATTCGGTGTAGGAACTTTTTATGTTCTAGGCGAATGGTTCTTAGGGTTCATAATACTGTTTTACATAGTGTTTCCATTTTTAAGAGTTGGCGTAAACAAAATGCCAATAGCAACTGTTTGCATTGTGATGGCTCTATACGCTGCAACAGTTGTGTTCTTTACTTTTTACCAGATTCCACGAGTTCCGTCTGATATTCTTTTAACAACAAGATTGCCAGAATTAGTATTTGGCATGATTTTTGTAAAGTTCATAAAAAAAGTGCCGCATTGGCTTGCTGCAATATCTTTTGTGATTCTTGCATTGCAACAATTAACGCATGCTTTACAAGGAAATATTGCCGTTACGATTGTAGGAATATTAGCATTTTTGCTGCTTTCTTATATTGGCGAACTTGTTAAAAGTTTTAAGCCATTAAGCGCGTGTACAAAGTTTATATCCGCGTATTCGTACCAGATTTTTTTGGTACACCATGTGTTAATAATGCAAGTGTTTACAGTAATATACCCTACGTGGCTTAATCGCTGGCAGGCGTACGGATTGCTAATCGCAGAGTTTGTGGTAATTCTTGTGCTTTCTGTAATACTCAAGCGTTTTACAAAGTTGATTGTTGGTTTTGTGAGCAAATGTTGGGTGAAAATCGGCAGCAAGAATCGCAGTTTGGACTAA
- a CDS encoding glycosyltransferase, with the protein MRICSGIITYNPTLIDVSTCLEALCNQVERVVIVDNASKNVKSLQEVVSKYANVTLVKNSQNIGFAKALTQVFEWAKSQGFNWVLTLNDDSVVPSNMISEYKKILESQGNLVNQKNAKNSKIAIVCSLLKNRLDGTILHSKCHEDECITSGSLTSVEAWQKIGGFDEWLEIDGVDFDFSRRLVRAGWKIVECQNVIMEHQIGKARSINLIIKHPIVWNHNANRKYYIARNMQVVDYKMGTYSYAKSLRAVVRDMIFVALWEKNKFAKIRAMIRGFKDGQKKIRQMRKISSCKAEQNAV; encoded by the coding sequence ATGCGTATTTGTTCTGGAATAATCACCTATAATCCAACTTTAATAGATGTAAGCACGTGTTTAGAAGCGCTATGCAATCAAGTAGAGCGCGTAGTAATCGTAGACAATGCGTCTAAAAATGTTAAAAGTTTGCAAGAAGTTGTAAGCAAATACGCAAACGTGACTTTAGTTAAAAACAGTCAAAATATTGGTTTTGCAAAAGCATTAACGCAAGTGTTTGAATGGGCAAAATCGCAAGGTTTCAACTGGGTGCTAACGCTTAACGACGATTCTGTTGTGCCAAGCAACATGATTAGCGAATACAAGAAAATCCTGGAAAGTCAGGGAAATCTTGTAAATCAAAAAAATGCAAAAAATTCAAAAATCGCAATTGTATGTTCTTTGCTAAAAAACCGTTTAGACGGCACGATTTTACACAGCAAATGCCACGAAGACGAATGCATAACGTCTGGAAGCTTAACAAGCGTAGAAGCGTGGCAGAAAATCGGCGGATTTGACGAATGGCTAGAAATCGACGGAGTAGACTTCGACTTTTCAAGGCGACTAGTGCGAGCAGGGTGGAAAATCGTAGAGTGCCAAAACGTTATAATGGAACACCAAATCGGCAAAGCGCGCTCAATAAACTTGATTATAAAACACCCAATCGTGTGGAATCACAACGCAAATCGCAAGTATTACATAGCGCGAAATATGCAAGTAGTGGATTACAAAATGGGAACATACTCGTATGCTAAGTCGTTGCGTGCAGTTGTGCGAGATATGATTTTCGTTGCGCTGTGGGAAAAGAATAAATTTGCGAAAATTCGCGCAATGATACGCGGATTTAAGGATGGGCAGAAAAAGATTCGTCAAATGCGCAAAATCTCATCTTGTAAAGCAGAACAGAACGCGGTTTGA
- a CDS encoding NAD-dependent epimerase/dehydratase family protein: MSKRILVTGAGGYIGRHVVKALLDAGASVIASDLRLDGVDERATRIEANIFSDDADLFTKLGSPDVCLHMAWRNGFKHAADTHMEDLSNHYRFIRLMLQGGLKQIAVMGSMHEVGYWEGAIDENTPCKPASMYGISKNALREATLLLGKEYDATVQWIRAYYIVGDDARGNSIFSKLLQAAQEGKKTFPFTTGKNKYDFINVDVLAKQIAATVLQDKVNGVINCCTGEPVSLADRVERYIRENNLDISLEYGAFPDRPYDSPAVWGDNSKIQKIMNTK; the protein is encoded by the coding sequence ATGAGTAAGCGAATTCTTGTTACTGGTGCTGGTGGGTATATTGGTCGTCACGTTGTTAAAGCTCTTTTAGATGCAGGTGCTAGCGTAATTGCTTCCGATTTGCGTTTAGACGGTGTTGATGAGCGTGCAACGCGTATTGAAGCGAATATTTTTAGCGATGATGCTGATTTGTTCACAAAGCTTGGGTCTCCAGACGTTTGCTTGCACATGGCTTGGCGCAACGGTTTTAAGCATGCTGCAGACACGCATATGGAAGATTTATCGAACCATTACCGCTTTATTCGTCTTATGCTTCAAGGTGGCTTAAAGCAGATTGCTGTTATGGGCTCTATGCACGAAGTTGGCTACTGGGAGGGCGCTATTGACGAGAACACGCCTTGCAAGCCAGCTTCTATGTATGGCATTTCTAAGAATGCTTTGCGTGAAGCTACTTTGCTTTTGGGCAAAGAGTATGACGCCACTGTTCAATGGATTCGCGCGTACTACATTGTTGGCGACGACGCTCGTGGAAACTCTATTTTCTCTAAGCTTCTTCAAGCTGCTCAAGAAGGAAAGAAGACTTTTCCGTTTACTACTGGCAAAAACAAATACGACTTTATTAATGTAGACGTGTTAGCTAAGCAAATTGCTGCAACCGTTTTACAAGATAAAGTAAATGGTGTAATTAATTGCTGCACGGGGGAGCCTGTTTCGCTTGCAGATCGCGTTGAGCGCTACATTCGCGAGAATAATCTTGATATTTCGCTTGAATATGGTGCATTCCCAGATAGGCCATACGATTCTCCAGCGGTTTGGGGAGATAATAGCAAAATCCAAAAGATTATGAATACTAAATAA
- a CDS encoding UDP-galactopyranose/dTDP-fucopyranose mutase family protein yields the protein MSEYPDLVVVGAGLFGLTVAQQAAERAGARVEIIDVRNHIGGNAYSYFDERTGIEIHKYGAHLFHTSNKRVWDYVNRFTTFTNYVHRVYATHDGEVYSLPINLGTINQFFHAHYTPEEAKALIASQAGEFAGKDPQNLNDKGISLIGRPLYEAFIKNYTAKQWQTDPSKLPAGIIKRLPVRFNYNNRYFKDTWEGLPTDGYTAWMQRMIDDPRIHVSLGVDFFDESQPFNKRALAEAGVPVVYTGPVDRYFDYALGELKWRTVDFKEVRYQESDHFGCPVMNYSDADVPFTRAIEFKNFNPEREEVEGVASGEAGDCATFVPGKSVKAGETVVWQEYSRAATREDEPYYPVNTAEDKALYARYAQLAEAQPNTVFGGRLGTYSYYDMHNVIDMALRAYESQVAPLIAH from the coding sequence ATGAGCGAATACCCAGATTTAGTGGTTGTTGGAGCAGGCTTGTTCGGCTTAACCGTAGCTCAGCAGGCTGCAGAACGCGCTGGCGCTCGCGTTGAGATTATTGACGTGCGTAATCACATTGGTGGAAATGCTTACTCGTATTTTGACGAGCGAACGGGAATTGAAATTCACAAGTATGGCGCACATCTTTTTCACACAAGCAACAAGCGTGTGTGGGATTACGTGAACCGCTTTACAACGTTTACTAACTACGTGCATCGCGTTTACGCAACACACGACGGCGAAGTGTATTCGTTGCCAATCAACTTAGGTACGATTAACCAATTCTTCCACGCACATTACACGCCAGAAGAAGCGAAGGCTTTGATTGCAAGCCAAGCGGGGGAGTTTGCTGGCAAAGATCCGCAAAATTTGAACGATAAGGGTATTAGCCTAATTGGGCGTCCGCTTTACGAGGCGTTTATTAAGAATTACACGGCAAAACAGTGGCAAACGGATCCTTCTAAGCTGCCTGCTGGAATTATTAAGCGCTTGCCTGTGCGATTTAACTACAATAATCGCTACTTTAAAGACACTTGGGAGGGATTGCCTACTGACGGTTACACAGCTTGGATGCAGCGCATGATTGACGATCCGCGTATCCACGTTTCGCTTGGCGTGGACTTTTTCGACGAATCGCAGCCGTTTAACAAGCGCGCGCTGGCGGAAGCTGGAGTGCCAGTGGTTTATACGGGGCCAGTGGACAGGTATTTTGATTACGCGCTTGGCGAGTTAAAGTGGCGTACCGTTGATTTTAAGGAAGTGCGCTACCAGGAGAGCGACCACTTTGGCTGCCCAGTTATGAACTATTCGGATGCTGATGTGCCATTTACGCGCGCAATTGAGTTTAAGAACTTTAATCCAGAGCGTGAGGAGGTTGAGGGCGTCGCTAGTGGTGAAGCTGGCGATTGCGCAACTTTTGTGCCGGGCAAAAGCGTAAAAGCTGGGGAAACTGTTGTGTGGCAGGAGTATTCTCGCGCTGCAACTCGCGAAGATGAGCCTTACTATCCAGTGAATACGGCGGAAGATAAGGCATTGTATGCGCGCTATGCGCAGCTTGCGGAAGCGCAGCCTAACACTGTTTTCGGTGGACGTTTAGGCACTTACAGCTATTACGATATGCACAATGTGATTGATATGGCTTTGCGCGCTTACGAATCGCAAGTAGCGCCACTTATTGCTCACTAA
- a CDS encoding rhamnan synthesis F family protein: protein MILENPKRLGIFFFYDAQGHADHYVSTLLDGFKPFFNELAIVVNGKIDEPSKAMLKSYANKFILRENKGFDVWAYKTAMDSYGWAELEKFDEVVLFNATIMGPVYPFSEMFNAMNAKDLDFWGITKFHKVNGDPFGYSPYGYLPEHIQSHFHAYRKSFVQSKDFQDYWNNLPPINSYFESVGLHESVFTKRFADKGYKWSVYVDTSDLEGYSYGPITYAARQIVEYKRCPIFKRRSFFHDYSDVSTQSVGNQALDLYEYLKDHTDYNTDLIWENALRSMNMADLMKNLHLRYILPQNHVVENSSTATSTSTAKPKVALCMHLYYMDLLEKTIQYVQSMPEGSDIILTVGSKENQQIVKQRVEHLPYNVDVRLIENRGRDVSAFLVGGGADLMKYDYVCFAHDKKVTQLSPRSIGDGFAYKCFENILASKEYVQNVINLFETHPRLGMAMPTPPNHADYFPGFTYTWGPNFEGTKKFLEKTLGISVPLDENKDAIAPLGTMFWFRTKALHGLLDRKWTYEDFPAEPLKIDGTLLHFIERAYGYVPQANGYYDAYIFSDHFARIEMTNLEFDVRELTKSVSTPWIKRNLEETCREVMRGKRFRYAALRVLRSIAKRVFYKTLYIGQRIVHIGRKGKEDE, encoded by the coding sequence ATGATTTTGGAAAATCCAAAGCGCTTGGGCATTTTCTTCTTCTACGATGCGCAAGGTCACGCAGACCATTATGTGTCTACGCTGCTTGACGGATTCAAACCATTCTTTAACGAGCTTGCGATTGTAGTAAACGGAAAAATAGACGAGCCAAGCAAAGCAATGCTTAAAAGCTATGCGAACAAGTTTATTTTGCGCGAAAACAAGGGTTTTGACGTGTGGGCATACAAAACCGCAATGGACTCTTACGGTTGGGCAGAGTTGGAAAAGTTTGACGAAGTAGTGTTATTTAACGCTACGATTATGGGTCCAGTTTATCCGTTTAGCGAAATGTTTAACGCTATGAACGCAAAAGACCTTGATTTTTGGGGCATAACAAAGTTCCATAAAGTTAATGGAGATCCGTTTGGATACAGTCCGTACGGATATTTGCCAGAGCATATTCAATCGCATTTTCACGCATACAGAAAAAGTTTTGTTCAATCTAAGGATTTTCAGGATTATTGGAATAATCTTCCGCCAATCAACAGCTACTTTGAGTCGGTTGGATTGCATGAATCTGTGTTTACAAAGCGATTTGCTGATAAGGGATACAAGTGGTCTGTATACGTTGATACGAGTGATTTAGAAGGCTATTCTTATGGCCCAATAACTTATGCTGCAAGGCAGATTGTGGAATATAAGCGTTGCCCGATTTTTAAGCGCAGGTCTTTCTTCCACGACTACTCCGACGTTTCTACGCAATCTGTTGGAAACCAAGCATTAGACTTATACGAGTATTTGAAAGACCACACAGATTACAACACGGATTTGATTTGGGAAAATGCTTTGCGAAGCATGAATATGGCAGATTTGATGAAGAATCTTCATTTGCGATACATTTTGCCGCAAAATCATGTTGTAGAAAACTCGTCAACAGCTACATCAACATCTACGGCTAAGCCAAAAGTCGCGTTGTGTATGCACTTGTATTACATGGATTTGCTAGAAAAAACGATTCAATATGTGCAATCTATGCCAGAAGGATCGGATATTATCCTAACTGTAGGATCGAAAGAAAATCAGCAAATCGTGAAACAGCGTGTGGAACATCTTCCATATAACGTAGACGTGCGGTTAATTGAAAATCGCGGTAGAGATGTGAGCGCATTCTTAGTGGGCGGCGGCGCAGATCTTATGAAGTACGATTACGTATGCTTTGCTCACGATAAAAAAGTCACGCAATTATCGCCTCGAAGCATAGGCGACGGATTCGCGTACAAGTGTTTTGAAAATATTCTTGCAAGTAAAGAGTATGTGCAAAATGTTATAAATCTGTTTGAAACGCATCCGCGACTTGGAATGGCAATGCCAACGCCGCCAAATCACGCAGACTACTTCCCAGGATTTACATACACTTGGGGTCCAAACTTTGAAGGCACAAAGAAATTCCTAGAAAAAACGTTAGGAATTAGCGTTCCGTTAGACGAAAACAAAGACGCTATAGCTCCTCTTGGAACAATGTTCTGGTTCCGCACGAAAGCACTGCACGGGCTATTGGATAGAAAGTGGACTTACGAAGATTTTCCAGCAGAACCGCTAAAAATAGACGGAACGTTGTTGCACTTTATAGAGCGAGCATATGGGTATGTGCCGCAAGCCAACGGATATTATGACGCATACATATTCTCGGACCACTTTGCACGAATAGAAATGACGAATCTAGAATTCGATGTTCGAGAACTCACAAAATCTGTGAGCACGCCATGGATTAAACGCAATTTGGAAGAAACTTGTAGGGAAGTAATGCGCGGAAAGCGATTCCGTTACGCTGCTTTAAGAGTGTTAAGAAGTATTGCAAAGCGCGTATTTTATAAGACTTTGTACATAGGTCAAAGAATTGTGCACATTGGTCGTAAAGGTAAAGAAGATGAGTGA
- a CDS encoding glycosyltransferase family 2 protein has product MNPAISIVVPAYNKEPYIKQCMDSLVNQTLKNIEIIVVDDASTDNTLQILRDYEKKDSRVKIIAKEHNCGRHVARKTGVQETIGDYVLFVDADDEIELKACEVLYSYVTNNPADILHFGVSIHPEGKSDEDFAYSYDQMYAQNNGDQTGDNIVKSTFSSDFPHWTPWNVITALFKGDLVRDAFKKTVSTRLSKAEDAYEYFAIASFAQTLKDLTAFRALKYHIGRGISGRSKISVEKFTVEQQSVKDVVSTVYDFANDFAKESSMKSRKQTIEEASRWFDNRGLKIVKDEFFTRLKIEDFQEAINAVIETWGLERACSIVLEKLVDLMNQVVEDDCTIKHGSVCDVLLNVYRNIKPDSFKDPQNTTYDKQVDLMSLHIMQVHQQKYEEEQKRLQIEAQKRYDAMPAYKRFAKKIKNMVKNLTKSKNDK; this is encoded by the coding sequence ATGAATCCTGCAATTTCCATAGTGGTTCCTGCGTATAACAAGGAGCCGTATATTAAGCAGTGCATGGATTCTCTTGTTAATCAAACTCTTAAAAACATTGAGATTATTGTTGTTGACGACGCTAGTACAGATAATACTTTGCAAATTTTGCGCGATTACGAAAAGAAAGATTCCAGAGTAAAAATTATTGCTAAAGAACATAATTGCGGCAGACATGTTGCGCGTAAAACCGGTGTTCAGGAAACTATTGGGGATTACGTTCTTTTTGTTGACGCAGATGATGAGATTGAGCTTAAAGCTTGCGAAGTTCTTTACTCATACGTTACTAATAATCCTGCAGACATATTGCATTTTGGTGTTTCTATTCATCCAGAAGGCAAATCAGATGAAGATTTTGCATACAGCTACGATCAAATGTATGCGCAAAATAATGGTGATCAAACTGGCGATAATATTGTTAAGTCAACGTTTTCTAGTGATTTTCCGCATTGGACACCTTGGAATGTTATAACAGCGCTTTTTAAAGGTGACTTAGTTCGAGATGCGTTTAAAAAAACAGTTTCAACACGACTTTCTAAAGCAGAAGATGCTTACGAATATTTCGCTATTGCATCTTTTGCTCAAACTTTAAAAGACTTAACAGCGTTTCGCGCGCTTAAATACCATATTGGCAGAGGAATTTCTGGAAGATCTAAAATAAGCGTTGAAAAATTCACTGTAGAACAACAAAGTGTTAAAGATGTTGTAAGCACTGTTTACGATTTTGCTAATGATTTTGCTAAAGAGTCTTCGATGAAAAGTCGAAAGCAAACCATTGAAGAAGCCTCACGCTGGTTTGATAATCGTGGATTAAAAATAGTAAAAGATGAGTTCTTTACAAGACTAAAAATCGAGGATTTTCAAGAAGCAATAAACGCTGTTATTGAAACATGGGGATTAGAGCGTGCGTGCTCAATCGTGCTAGAAAAGCTTGTAGACCTTATGAATCAAGTTGTAGAAGATGATTGTACAATAAAACACGGCTCTGTATGTGATGTTCTTCTTAACGTTTATAGAAATATTAAACCAGATAGTTTTAAAGATCCGCAAAACACAACTTACGATAAGCAAGTAGACTTAATGTCTTTGCATATTATGCAGGTTCATCAGCAAAAATATGAAGAAGAACAAAAGCGTTTGCAAATCGAAGCGCAAAAACGTTATGATGCAATGCCAGCTTATAAGCGTTTTGCAAAAAAGATAAAAAATATGGTTAAAAACTTAACTAAATCAAAGAATGATAAATAA
- a CDS encoding glycosyltransferase family 2 protein: protein MENYAKNENPLVSIIVPVYNSAKYLSGCVDSILAQTYKNIELILVDDGSKDDSGKICDSYASKDSRVKVIHQQNGGISRAQNAGLDAASGEFIAFADNDDILDCQNIEILLNAILQSGASMSKAKWQQFGLSSLEQIKKEAGLGAHGLDEDSLGAEKSQATARLENMPQIKIVKNPLKAYQTVFCKIFRIIGNKLGKNSEARYFNEANWCRLYKREVWEGVRFPEGKFAQDTAMASVLYSRMNYVAHVDAVLYYWLQRADSVTHKMRDAGFYHDHIDAVRANWDLCLEHNVVPARSYYTMVGNLRYERCALKSGENTLNGGKNSDAKIQKIYEKNYAKDVEFAKSAVKKLTILQRAQCFTMACVRNLEKIIYDCKIKNMK, encoded by the coding sequence ATGGAAAATTATGCTAAAAACGAAAATCCGCTAGTTTCTATAATCGTGCCAGTCTACAATTCTGCAAAATATTTGAGTGGATGCGTGGACTCGATTCTTGCGCAAACGTACAAAAACATAGAGCTGATTTTAGTAGACGACGGATCCAAAGACGACTCTGGCAAAATTTGCGATTCCTACGCATCAAAAGATTCGCGAGTTAAAGTAATACACCAACAAAACGGCGGAATATCTCGCGCACAAAACGCAGGGCTTGATGCGGCAAGTGGCGAATTTATAGCGTTTGCAGACAATGACGATATTTTAGACTGCCAAAATATTGAGATTTTGCTAAACGCTATTTTGCAAAGCGGAGCTAGTATGAGCAAAGCGAAATGGCAGCAATTCGGGCTAAGTAGCTTAGAGCAGATTAAAAAAGAAGCTGGTTTGGGTGCGCATGGCTTGGATGAGGATAGCTTGGGTGCGGAAAAGTCGCAAGCAACCGCGCGTTTAGAAAACATGCCTCAAATAAAAATCGTAAAAAATCCGCTAAAAGCGTATCAAACTGTATTTTGCAAAATATTTAGAATAATCGGAAACAAGCTGGGCAAAAACAGCGAAGCGCGCTACTTTAACGAAGCTAATTGGTGCAGGCTGTACAAGCGAGAGGTTTGGGAAGGAGTGCGATTCCCAGAAGGAAAGTTTGCGCAAGATACTGCGATGGCAAGCGTGCTGTACTCGCGCATGAATTACGTAGCACATGTGGACGCAGTGCTGTATTACTGGCTGCAACGCGCGGATTCCGTAACGCATAAAATGCGAGACGCGGGCTTTTATCACGATCATATTGACGCTGTGCGAGCAAATTGGGATTTGTGCTTAGAACACAACGTTGTGCCAGCAAGAAGCTACTACACAATGGTTGGAAACTTAAGGTATGAGCGATGTGCGCTGAAAAGTGGGGAAAATACGCTTAATGGCGGAAAAAATAGCGACGCAAAAATCCAAAAAATATACGAAAAAAATTATGCTAAAGACGTAGAATTTGCTAAATCAGCTGTTAAAAAGCTTACGATTTTACAGCGCGCGCAATGTTTTACTATGGCGTGTGTTAGGAATCTTGAAAAAATAATCTACGATTGCAAAATCAAAAATATGAAGTAA
- the trxA gene encoding thioredoxin, whose product MAVIHATQDNFEKIAGTNEIVVVDFWATWCGPCRAFGPIFEQVSEKFDDVPFVKVDIDQSPDLASAAAIKAVPTVMVIKRGDVIYRQAGALLPADLEDLVNQAKAYDPSKDAEGNSGSESSESENDGE is encoded by the coding sequence ATGGCGGTTATTCATGCTACGCAAGATAATTTTGAGAAAATTGCTGGTACTAATGAAATAGTTGTTGTTGATTTTTGGGCAACTTGGTGCGGACCATGCCGAGCTTTTGGTCCTATTTTTGAACAAGTTAGCGAAAAGTTTGACGATGTTCCATTCGTTAAGGTAGACATAGACCAGTCTCCTGATTTGGCAAGTGCTGCGGCGATTAAGGCTGTTCCAACGGTTATGGTTATCAAACGTGGAGATGTTATTTATCGTCAAGCTGGGGCTTTGTTGCCAGCCGATTTAGAAGATTTAGTCAATCAAGCTAAGGCTTACGATCCTAGTAAAGATGCTGAAGGTAATTCTGGCAGCGAATCAAGTGAATCTGAAAATGATGGGGAATAG
- the serS gene encoding serine--tRNA ligase, with the protein MLDIQFIREHADVVKESQRKRGESVELVDEVLRADDLRRNSLKAFEAARAEQKAIGKKVAAAQDSEKATLIAQTKELAQKVAEYKAESEQATADYTTAMWKLSNIVEDEAPEGGEDDYVVVKKVGTPRDFAAEGFEPKDHLTLGTGVAGIDMRRGVKVAGSRFYFLRGAVARLQIAMLTMAVDQAEEHGFTLAITPTLVRPEVMRGTGFLNSHADEIYRLREPDDQYLVGTSEVALAGMHEDEILDLSNGALRYCGWSSCYRREAGAAGKDTSGIIRVHQFDKVEMFVYCKQEDSRAEHQKLLGMEQEMLAKVEVPYRIIDTAAGDLGSSAARKFDCEAWVPTQGRYRELTSTSNCTEYQARRLNVRERMEDGGTRPVSTLNGTLATTRWLVAILENHQHEDGSIDIPKAMQAYMGGKEVIEPTKWEA; encoded by the coding sequence ATGCTTGATATCCAATTTATTCGTGAACATGCCGACGTAGTTAAGGAATCGCAGCGCAAGCGTGGCGAGTCCGTTGAGCTCGTCGATGAGGTGCTTCGTGCAGACGACTTGCGCCGCAACAGTTTAAAGGCTTTTGAAGCAGCCAGAGCAGAGCAGAAAGCAATAGGAAAAAAGGTTGCAGCTGCTCAAGATAGCGAGAAAGCCACACTTATTGCTCAGACTAAAGAACTTGCTCAAAAGGTTGCAGAATACAAGGCTGAATCTGAGCAGGCTACTGCCGACTACACTACAGCAATGTGGAAGCTTTCTAACATCGTTGAAGATGAAGCTCCAGAAGGCGGAGAAGATGACTACGTTGTAGTTAAGAAAGTTGGCACTCCTCGCGACTTTGCTGCAGAAGGCTTCGAGCCAAAGGATCATTTGACTCTTGGAACTGGCGTTGCTGGAATTGATATGCGCAGAGGCGTAAAGGTTGCAGGTTCTCGCTTCTACTTCTTGCGCGGTGCTGTGGCTAGATTGCAAATCGCAATGCTTACTATGGCTGTAGACCAAGCCGAAGAGCACGGTTTTACCCTTGCGATTACGCCAACGCTTGTGCGTCCAGAAGTTATGCGCGGAACTGGCTTCTTGAATTCTCACGCGGATGAGATTTATCGCCTGCGCGAGCCAGATGATCAGTATTTGGTTGGTACTTCCGAGGTTGCTTTGGCTGGTATGCACGAGGATGAGATTCTTGACTTAAGCAATGGTGCTTTGCGTTATTGCGGTTGGTCGAGCTGCTACCGTCGTGAAGCTGGTGCTGCTGGAAAGGATACTTCTGGTATTATTCGCGTGCATCAGTTCGATAAGGTAGAAATGTTCGTTTATTGCAAGCAGGAAGATTCTCGCGCTGAGCATCAGAAGTTGCTTGGCATGGAGCAGGAAATGCTTGCTAAGGTGGAAGTGCCTTACCGCATTATTGATACTGCTGCTGGTGACCTTGGTTCTTCTGCCGCTCGTAAGTTTGATTGCGAAGCTTGGGTTCCAACTCAGGGTCGTTACCGTGAGCTTACTTCTACTTCTAACTGCACTGAGTATCAGGCTCGCCGCTTGAATGTTCGCGAACGCATGGAAGATGGCGGAACTCGCCCAGTTAGCACACTTAACGGCACTTTGGCTACTACTCGCTGGCTTGTGGCTATTTTGGAAAATCATCAGCATGAAGATGGTTCGATTGATATTCCAAAGGCTATGCAGGCTTATATGGGTGGCAAAGAAGTTATTGAGCCTACTAAGTGGGAAGCGTGA